The following nucleotide sequence is from Ferruginibacter lapsinanis.
TATTACTTACAGATGACACCTCTCCATCAAAAATCGCTTTTACAGGACTGCCAATATCACTACCAATGGTAATACCGGGGTTATCAATTGTAACACCAATATCTAATTTTTGTGTGCCGTATTTTACCATCACATACCCTCTTTCCACCGGCCATGGAAGTGAGCCTTTATTATTTTCAAAACTTGTATTCAGGGTCACCAATTCAGGCGATGACAACAACACACTCTCAGGTTTTTTTACAACCGCTTTAGGTTTAACAACAGGCGCCGTAACAGGTTTTGCTGTTGGATTAGCTGCCGCTTTAGATTTAGCCAATGCTTCTTCTTTTTTAATCCTATCCGCTTCTGCCTTGGCTTCTGCTTTGGCTTTAGCAATAGCCTCATCTCTTGCTCTTTTAATAGCAACCGCAATAGCAGCACTTACTTTGGCCATTTGTTTTTTTGCTGCAGCAATATGATTATCCAGTTCTTTTCCTTGCGCCTTTAATTTTGATACAACCTGGTTCTTCTCTTCCTGTTGCTGTGCCAACAGATCCAACTCTTTACTCTGCACCTGCAGCGTTTCACTTTTTCTTATTTTAGTACCGTTCAGATCCTGAACACGTCCGTGTAATAATTGTTGTGTACGCAAAATGTTTTCACCCTGCATTTCTCTGTATGCCCTATAGCTCTTTAGATAGGTGATGCGTTTGATCGCATCATTAAAACTTGAGGCAGAAAAAATGAAATTTAAAAAATCAGAATTGCTTCTGTTCTTGTATGCATACACCATACTTTTGGCATACTCTCTTTTCAATGTATCCAGCAATAAGGAAAGTTTATTGATATCTCTTTGAGAGCGATATATATTGTTATCAAGTATATTGATATCACGATTGATGTTCTCGATGACATTACCCTGCAGATCGAGTTTACGATTGATCAATGCCAGATCTGCCAAACTTAATTTAGTGACTTTTTTGTTTTTATCCCGTAGTTGTTGGGTTTGTTCTATCTCTTTTTTTATCTCCTGTCTTTGTCTTTCCAGCTCTAGTTGTTCTTTTGTTTTAGGAGGCTGTGCAGCACTGTTAAAGGCCGTTAGTACAATTATTAATATCGGTATAATGAATTTTAACATTGATAATTTTTAGGGGTCTGACCAAAAATACTATCTCAACACCTATAAAAGGTAAAGTAATAACTAACACACTGTGTATAATTGCAAACTACAATTATTTTCGCTTATAACTTTTGGGGATATTAAATGAAACTGACAAATCTTTGTTAAACTCATATTGCTTATAGTTCAACCGGATATCAAGTCTGTTCTTTTCAGAAACAGTGATCTCTCTAAAGGTAGAAAAGTTTACCCCTGTCTTATTTTCATAATCATCATACGTAATATCAGCTGTACGATTTTTAGTGATGTCGATGTCATCCAGTTTGCTGTGCAACAAAGTACCGTTATTATCCAGCGTTAGTAAATGCTTGAAAAATTTCCCTGCTGATGCCAGCAAGATCCTGTCTTCTGTTTTTCTGTAAGAAACGACACTATCATGCATGAATACGGGATTGCCTACTAACAGATCCTGCAATGTTTCAAAATCAAAAGGCAATTGTGTTATTTCCTGCAGATAATCCAGGGATCTTAGTTGTACTTCCTTATTTATTTTATCAACTAAAAAAACACTGTCTTTATTTATAAGTATCCTGAAAGCTTCAATATTAAAAATAGTAGCATACATCGATACCCAAACCACGCTGTCTTTTATAATATGAACATAAGCCGTAACGTTAGGTTGCTTTCCTTTACTATCTTCATATTCTACTTTTACTTTTGCAGCAAACGTCTTAAAGTCGATATACTTGCTTTTAAGTGTGTCAATTGTTTTCTTTATTAATAGAACTGAATCTGCAGCAGATTGATTTGTTACCACAATAGCAGTAGTATCCTTTTTGCTCATAGCAGTCTGTATTTTTTTTGTAGATCTGCAGCTGGCAAAAAATATTCCTGCAACAATTATTAAGAATACTAAAATTTTATTTTTCATTTATTTTAAATTAAATAGGATATTAACTTTTGCCTGTATGTCCAAAACCTCCGGCACCTCTTATGCTCTCTCCTAATTGTTCTACAGGGATCAATGCTGCATCTTCTGTTTTACTAAATACCATTTGGGCAATACGATCTCCGTGATTGATCACCTGTTCTTCCTTACCAAGATTTATCAGGATCACTTTAATCTCACCTCTGTAATCACTATCAATTGTTCCGGGAGTATTCAAACAGGTAATTCCCTGTTTAACAGCTAAGCCGCTCCTCGGTCTTATTTGTGCTTCGTACCCTTCGGGTAACTCAATAAATAATCCGGTAGGAACCAGGTAACGTTCCAGCGATTGTAGCGTAACAGGCTGCTCCAGGTTTGCTCTTATATCCATACCCGCTGCTCCGGCGGTAGCATAAGCAGGCAAAGGATTCGTTGATTTATTGACAATATTTACGGGAATAGTTGGCATGGCTGCAAAGGTAATGATGTAGTTAAGATTTAGTTCAGTATAAAATATTTTAACAAGCTGCTATATTTTTTGTAACAATATGGAAGCATAGGCTACCAGCCCTTCTTCTCTGCCAACAAACCCCATTTTTTCGGTGGTGGTGGCTTTAATAGAAACATCAGTTACTTTTAATGAAAGGATATCTGCTATTGTTTGTTGCATTGCAGGAATATAGTTTTTTATTTTAGGTGCCTGCAGGCAAAGTGAGCTATCAATATTTATGATCTTATATCCTTCTTTGGAGATCAACTCAAAACTTTTTTGTAATAATATTTTACTGTCGATATTTTTCAATGCTGCATCTGTATCCGGAAAATGAACACCAATATCACCTAAACATGCGGCTCCCAACATAGCATCGCATATAGCATGCAACAAAACATCAGCATCACTATGACCCAAGGCCCCTTTAGTATGAGGTATCAATACACCTCCTAACCAAAACTCCCTGTCTGTTACCAATTGATGAAAATCTATTCCAAAGCCTATTCTTATATTCATTATAAATGCTGTTTAATAAAGATTATCTGCAAATGTATGTATTGCGATGAATCTATGCATAGAAAAAGGGATTGAAACGATCAATCCCTTTTATAAATATTGTTGGGTTACTTATTTTGTTGTCGTTGGCGTAGTAGTTGATCCTGCTGTTCCATCAAAATCAAAAACTAAGCTAAATCTCAATGTATTAGATAAAGGATTACGATTAGTACCGTTACCAGAAGGTAATAGATAAGAGAAATTTAATCCGAAGTTGTTATATTTTAATCCTGCGCCAAGTGAAAAGTATTTACGGTTCCCTTTGGTTGGGTGCTCGTAAAAATATCCGCCACGTAAAGCAAATTGATTATTATACCAATATTCGGCTCCTGCAGAAATTTGAAACTCTCTTAATTCTTCTTTAAATCCACCCGGAGCATCGCCAAACGATTTGAACCAGCTACTTACCACACCTTGTGTTCTGTATTTTTCCAAGTTAGCTTGATCTGTTTCTTCAACACCTGTAGCAACCGGAGGTGTTGGCACTAACAATTTATGTACATCCAGAGCAAAAGTCAATTTATTTGCTTCATCCATTACTTTAGTATACGCTACTCCCAATCCTAAATTGGCAGGGATGTAATCTTTTTGCGATGCGTCATTTGTATACGCAATCTTAGAACCTAAATTGGTTAAAGCAATTCCATAATTCAATCCTTCTCCATTATCTTTTACTCCGGTATGGAATAAACTAAGGTCGCCGGCAACAGAGCTACCTGGTTTGTAAGAAGTACCGCTATTATTAGGATCACCACTTGCCAATCTTGAATTGATATATCTTAACGCTATCCCGATACCGAGTTTAGAAGACAATTTTCTTGAATAACCTGCATCGATAGAAAATTCTCTCGGACGGAATGAGCCTAATTCATTACCCAAAAAATCAGTAAACTGTATATTACCTAAATTAAAGTAGCGAATGGAAGCAGTTACAGCCTGCATTTCGTCGAGCTTATAGTACCCTCCTGCTGTTATCAGGTTTACATCATTTAATCCCAGGTCTTTCAACCATGGTGTATAAGTTAAGCAAATCCCTGCCTGACTTGTATTAAAGGGGGTTTTAGCCAAATTCCAAAAACCGGAACTGGCATCAGGTGTGGTAGCAACACCAACATCACCCATACCGCCACTACGGGCATCGGGAGAAATTCTTAAAAATGGAACTGCGGAGGTAACAACATTAATCTGATCAGCTTCCTGTGCATTTACAATACCTGCTATACTAACCAACAACAATAAACCTGTTAGTTTCAATTTTGCTCTTTTCATGCGTATTTTTTTGTCTTAAATTAAGGGTAGACATACACTCAATAGATAAATATTTTTTGTTGGTTATATTAGTTTTGATAAAAAAGGCAAATAAAACGGACAAACAAGATATAACTATTTGCCCGATAAACCCTTATTCAATCATTTAATTTTTCAAAAATAGCCGAAATATCTTTTATTTCAAAAAATAAATGTGTATTTTTTACACATCTGTTTTTTATTTGATAATCATGTATATAACGTCAATTATTATTCTATATTGCTTTTTTACTAATATTTAGACCGAAAAAAGAGCCGAATAGTTGCTTTGGATAAACATTTACAATTTTGTGTTAAAATATCGTTTGCATAAATAAAAAATAGCCGTTTTGCCTAATTTCACGTAAAAGATTTATATTCGCAACTGTAAAATTTTAAATACAATATTTTATAAACCATTGCGTTAAGCAATAATGGCAAAACGAATGCACATGCAAAAATTATTTTCCGTTAAAACTCTGTTGATTGTGGGTGTAGCTGCAATCGGGTTAAGTTCTTGTAAAGGCCTGTTTGGTAAGAAGAAAGAGAAATCTTCTGTTACCGGATGGAGCTATGATGACAAAAACAGAGGTAATTACCACGTATCAAAAATTAAATACCCTAAAGCCGGTCCAGGCTTAGTGTTTGTACAGGGTGGTACGTTTGTTATGGGGGCAAAAGATGAAGATGTTATGGGTGATTGGAATAATGTTCCCCGCCGTATCACTATTCCTTCATTTTTTATTGATGAAACTGAGGTAGCTAACGTTCATTACCGTGAGTATATTTATTGGTTAGAGAATACATTTGATAATGACTCTACCATAATGAAAAAAGCTTTACCTGATACGCTTTGCTGGCGTGAAGAATTGGCTTACAATGAGCCATACGTTGAGTACTATTTCAGGTATCCTTCTTACAATTATTATCCTGTAGTTGGTGTTAACTGGCGTCAGGCTCATGACTTTGCTGTTTGGAGAACAGACAGAGTAAATGAATTAAAATTGGTAGAAAAAGGTTTCCTTAAAAAAGAAGCTATCAAAAAAGAAATGAATAAAGGTGGTACAGGTGGTGAAGGTGGTTCTACTTTCAATACTGAAACATATTTATTAAGCCCGGATCTTATCCAAAACAAAGGAAAAGGCAGAGCAGTTGGTAGAGATGTAAATAATAAGCCTCGTACTACTGTTAAAATGGAAGATGGTATCTTAAATATGGGATATCGTTTACCAACTGAGGCTGAGTGGGAATATGCTGCTTACGGTATGATTGCTCAAAACCCTAATCCTCGTAAAAAAGAAAGTAAAAGTGGTGAAGAGTTATTATCTAATCAACAAATTTATTCATGGAGTAAAAATCCAAATGGTTTAAGAGATAACCGCAGAGGAAGCTGGCAAGGTAAATTCTTAGCTAACTTCAAACGTGGTAGTGGAGATAATATGGGTGTTGCCGGTGGTTTGAATGACCGTTCTGCAATTCCGGGTAATATCAAAGCATTCTATCCAAATGCCTTTGGTTTGTACAACATGAGTGGTAACGTTAGTGAGTGGGTACAAGATGTGTATCGTCCATTAACGCCTTCAGATGCAGAAGATTTCAACTACTTCCGTGGTAATAAATTCCAAAATTATTACAAAGAAAATGGTGCTTACAAAAGAGACAGTTTAGGTCTTTTGAAAAAAGTTGACGTTAGTGATGAAGAATCTAAAAACAGAAGAAACTATCAACATAACAATGCTTTAGGATTTATGGATGGTGATTCATTAAGCGGATCTTTCTATCAATATGGTGTTACCACATTGATCAGCGATAGTTCAAGAGTATTTAAAGGTGGTAGCTGGAATGACAGAGCGTATTGGTTATCACCAGGTGCTCGTAGATTCTTAGAAGAATATCAATCTTCAAGCACTATTGGTTTCCGTTGTGCACAAACTTACTTAGGTCCGCCGGAAGGTGCAGGATTTAAAGAAGGTAATATCTTCGGTAAACGTAGACAAACAAGTAAAAGAAAAACAAAATACTAAGTAATAAACTCTTTATAAAAAACCCTTCAATCTTATTGAAGGGTTTTTTATTTATACAATATTCTACTTTCTATACTATTTTTGATACATGCAAATAGAAGCACTTTACAAAATATTTATTGAGTACCCTTCAATACAAACTGATACGAGAAAATTACAACAGGGAGATCTGTTTTTTGCTTTAAAGGGAGATAACTTTAACGGTAACCTTTTTGCTAAGCAGGCACTTGCTTCAGGTGCAGCCTATGCCATCATCGATGAACCTGTTGATGATACCGATCCAAGATTGATCAAAACAGACAATGTATTGGCAACACTTCAGGCGCTGGCAAAACATCACAGAGTGCAATTCAAAATCCCGTTTATTGCTATTACCGGAAGCAATGGAAAAACGACTACAAAAGAATTGGTACATGAGGTCCTGTCTACTACTTATAAAACATATACCACCAAAGGAAATTTAAATAATCATATTGGTATCCCTCTTACAATATTATCGGTAAAAAAAGATGCAGAGATCGCAGTAATAGAAATGGGAGCTAATCATCAAAAAGAAATTGAAGCGTATTGTACATATACATTGCCTACACATGGCATCATAACTAATTGCGGCAAAGCACACCTGGAAGGATTTGGAGGAATTGAAGGAGTTAAAAAAGGAAAGGGCGAGCTATTTGATTATTTAAGAAAAACGAATGGCACAGCTTTTATCATGAATGATTATGACTATCTCATTGAAATGAGTAAAGGGATAAAGGAGATAAAAACATATGGTACCAAGGATGCAGATCTGGTAGGTACGGTAAATGAAAGCAATAAATTTTTGGAGGTTTCTATTAAGAAAGGAAGTGATATAAAAAATATACAAACAAACTTAGTGGGTGAGTACAACTTACCAAATGTGTTATTAGCCATTTTACTCGGAGAGTATTTTAAAGTGCCTGATACTAAGATAAAATCGGCATTGGAAAATTATATCCCTTCTAACAGCCGATCTCAATTAATTGAAAAAGATAGCAACAAAATTATATTGGATGCCTATAATGCTAATCCCACAAGCATGAAAGCTGCCATTGAAAATTTTGCCAAAATGCAGGGAAGTGATAAAGTGTTGATATTAGGAGGCATGATGGAATTAGGTGAAGAAAGTATTGCCGAACATAAATCTATTGCAGCACTAATAGATACCTACAAATGGAAAAGTGTGGTACTTGTTGGCGGAGACTTCAATAAGATAGATCATCATTATATAAATCTTGCTAACTCTACCGAAGCCAAGACCTGGTTACAACAACAGCATTTTGCCAATACAGCTATGCTTATAAAAGGATCAAGGAGTATGCAAATGGAAAAAGTGTTAGAGCCATAAGCCGCCTTTATTCTTTTGGTTTTCGCCTGAATATAATGGCTGCATTGGATTTCAGATCGGCTGAAAATCTTACTTCGTATACCAACTCTCCATCCCATACTACCAATAAGCCGGTATTAGGCGGTATACTACCCAGATTCTCTGCATACATCACCATGGTTAAAGAGTCTGGTGTGTCTTTATCAATATAAATTGTTTTTCGATTAGGCTTCGTTGTTAGTCCTACTTTAGAAAAAATAACTTTACCGTTCATTAATACACTTACAGTATCTCCATCAACTTCGCCATTATCATACAATGTAAGCGTTAAACTATCAGACTGATATTCTACGGTTTGAATAGTAGATGTCTTTCTACTAGATACTTCAACTGCCCCGGTTTTAGCGGATGGTAATACTGCAGCAACCACAGGTGTTTCTTTTTTAACAACAGGTGGCGGAGGTGGCGCCTGTACGACCGTTTCTTTTTTAGGTAGAGGTACTTTTGCTGCTACCGGTTGAGGCTTCGGTGCTGCTACTACCTCTTTCTTTGGAGGAGGTGGCGGTAATTTCTTTTCTACAGAAGGTTTAACTGCAACAGTTGGCACTTCTTTTTTAACAACAGGTTCTGGTTTCTTCTCAACTACAGGTTTAACAACAACCGGAGGTGTTATTTTTTTCTCCACTACAGCAATCTCCACTTTAGGTTCTTCTGTAATCACCGGAGGCTTAACAATAACTGCCGGTGATTTTCTTGCCACAGCAATTTCCTTTGCCTTTGCTTTTATTAATGCCGAATTGATTGTTAGTTTTTTGAATTGTACTGCAGGAAGTTTTGCAAGCGTTTCAGGTTCAGGTTCTTTTTTATTAAATGACAAATCTTTGGTTAGATCGAGTTCCTGCAGTTTTTTATAAATAGCAGCCTCTTCAAAATCGTACTCCTTTAATAACTTAATCGCCCCTGTAGTAAATGCTCCCGCTTTCTTTTTAACAGATTTCCATATTCCGTTTATTTGCTCTGCGCTGGAAAAAGCCGCAGCATAAGTAAGGTTAGCATTTTGATTATTCAAAATGATACTATCTCCTGATAACAAAGCAAATTCCTCAAATGCTATATTACCTTTTCGGTAATTGACCTTGATCTTCTTTAGATAGCTTATAGGTTTCCCTTTATCAGTATAGGTGAGATATACGTATCCCCTGAAAAAATCAGGGTTACCGGTAATGACAATTTCTACAGGAGAATTTGTTTTTGTACTATCATCAAAGATGCTCCCTTTCCAAACACCGGTTATCTCCTGAGCAGACAAACAAAAAGAAGACAATAAAAAAAGACATGAATGGAGAATGATGATATGTATTCTCCATTTATTACTAATAAATTTAAAAAGACCCACTAGACTCAAGTATATTATTTTTTTAGTATCCCTAATACAGTGCCATATAAGACTTCTGTACCTAATGCCAGATCTTCGTATGATGAATACTCCAGCGGATTATGGCTTATTCCATCTTTGCAACGAACAAATATCATTCCATAATCACATACATAAGAAAGTGTCAATGCATCATGAAACGGTCCGCTCATTAGTTCAGGAGCATCCAGATTAAGCTTGGTACATTCATCTTTTATGATCGCTTTTATCCAATCGGCACAATAACGTGGTTCGCTATTGGTATCTTCGGATATAGTGTAAGTTAATTTATGTTTTTGAGTAATGGCCTCAATTTTATCCATTAATTGCTTTTCATAGCGATGTCTTCTATCCAGATCAATATCTCTCAGGTCTAGGGTCAATGTAACTTCTTCAGGAATAATATTTCTAGAGGCAGGAAAAACATTCAATGTACCAACAGTACCAACAGTTGGCGCTCCTGGGATCTGCGTGGCAATTTCATTCAAGGCAATAATAACTTCTGCTGCGCCTACCAAAGCATCTTTACGCATGTGCATAGGAACTGAGCCAGCGTGGCCCGCCATTCCTTTTAATTTCAATGTTTGCCACAAAGGGCCAGAGATACCTGATACAATGCCGATTGGTTTATTAGCTACATCTAATACAGGTCCTTGTTCAATATGCAATTCTAAAAAACAAAAAATACTACCGGGTTTATATTCATCTTCCTTTGATCTGGAAACATCACAACCAAAATCTATCAATGCTTGTCTTCTGCTAATGCCATCTTTATCTTTCCTTTCTATATCCTCTGGATCCAATCTTCCGGTGATTCCTTTAGAACCATATAACCCTTTATTAAAACGCCAACCTTCTTCATCTGCAAAAGAAACGACTTCAATGCTTCTTTCAGGAATGATATTATTTTCAGATAAAGTTTTTACAACTTCGATGGCACATAATACACCTGCCACTCCATCGAATCTTCCGCCATAAGGTTGTGAATCAAGATGTGACCCCATCATTAAAACAGGTAGTTCCGGATTCTTTCCTTCTAATCTTCCTATAAGGTTTCCGAAATTATCGATACGTGTTTTCATGCCGGCTTCTTCCATCCATGAAGCGGCGATTTTAAATCCTTCTTTTTCTGTTGGAGAATGAGCCGGACGATTAGTGCCGGTTTCACCGATCTTACCTATTTTACTCATTGCCTCAAAATGCTGCTGGAGGCGGGTGGGGTTAATTTTCATAATGCTTATTTTTAAAAAGGTCGACCTACTTTTGATGAGGGTCGACCTTAAGAGAAAAGTTCAATATTGGTATGCCGTACAAGTGAGTGACACAACGATGTTTAATAGTAGCACTACAGCTTGTTACAAAAAATATTAATGATCATTTAAAGGACGACCTTCTGCCTGCCACATTTTCCAGTTCACGTAATCCGGTGCTACTCTATGTTCTACCATGGTGATACAATCATCAACTGGGCACATTAACTGGCAAAGATTACAACCAACACATTCTTCTTCTTTGATAGTGTATTTATTATAAGGCTTGCCAAATTCTAAATTGATAGATTGATGAGATGTGTCTTCGCAAGCGATGTAACACAAACCGCAATGAATACATTTATCCTGGTTGATATTGGCAATGTGGTGATAGTTGATATCAAGATCTTCCCAATGCGTAATTTTTTCAACTGATTTTCCGATGAAGTCATCCAATTTTTTGTAGCCTTTTTCATCCATCCAGTTATTCAACCCTTCGCACATATCTTCTACAATTCTAAAACCATGTTTCATTGCAGCTGTACATACCTGTACGTTAGATGCACCTAATAGCATAAATTCCACCGCATCTTTCCATGTACTAACGCCACCTATACCCGAAATAGGCACTTTAGATGTAACCGGATCTTGACTGATAGTAGTCAACATTTTCAATGCAATTGGTTTTACTGCAGGACCGCAATAACCGCCAAAAACTGACTTGCCCGCTACATAAGGGTTTGGCACAAGTGTATCCAGGTTAATTCCGGTAACAGATTGTATAGTATTGATCAAAGACAATGCATTACTACCTGCCTGCACACATTTAATTCCTGTAGGTACTGGAGAGTGCACGTTTGGTGTAAGTTTGGTAATAACCGGAATGGTTGCTTTTTCCATCACCCATTCTACTACCATGCCGGCAATTTCAGGATCTTGTCCTACAGCCGCACCCATACCACGTTCTGTCATACCATGAGGGCATCCGAAGTTCAATTCAAAACCCATGGCGCCGGCATCTTCGCATTTCTTAATTAATTCATGCCATGCTTCACGGTTGTTATCCGCCATGAGAGAAACGATCATTGCTCTGTCGGGAAACATTTTTACAACCTCAGTAATTTCTCTAAGATTTATTTCCAAAGGTCGATCACTGATCAACTCAATATTATTGAAACCCATTACTCTTCCGCCGTTAAAATTAACTGCAGAGTAACGTGAAGAAACATTCTTTACTTGGCTACCCAATGTTTTCCAAACTACGCCACCCCAGCCTGCTTCAAAAGCACGAACTACATTTATTTTTTTATCTGTTGGTGGTGCACTCGCTAACCAAAATGGATTAGGAGATTTGATACCGAGGAAATTTGATGATATATCTGCCATAAATTAATATTTGCCCCTATCCCCTAACGGGGAACTAGAGTGTTAAAGTTTTTAGTTTATTATTTTCATCTAAATTTTAAAATATTTAAATAAAATTATTCTCTATGAATAAATCCCCTTTAGGGGATGAGGGCTATAACCCAAGATGTTTAATGATCGCTGCTGCACCATCTTTACCCGCTTGAACCGCATCCACCACTTCTTTACCACCGTTGACACAATCACCACCTGCAAATACACCGGCAACGCTTGACACAGCTTTATCACTTACAGTTACTTTACCTCCTTTATTATCAATGCCACTAGATTTTATCAATTCTTCAAAAGGCATTTGACCTGCAGCTTTAATCACCATATCAACAGCTAAAGAAAAAGTTTCTCCGGTATCAACAGGGCTTCTTCTGCCGCTTGCATCAGGTTCTCCTAATTTCATTACACTGCAAACAATTTCATTTACTTTTCCGTCGCCTTTGATTTCTTTAGGAGCTGCTAACCAGATCACCTGGCAGCCATCTAATTTCGCAATATCCAATTCAACATCAGTACAAGGTTTTTCAGCTTCGGTACGACGATATAACATGGTTACTTCTTTCGCACCTAAACGTTTTGCTTGTGTTGCAGCATCAATTGCCGTCATACCCATACCAATTACTGCTACTTTATCTCCCACAGGAATTTTGCTGTAATCATTGCTACGCAGATTGTAGATGAATGAAATAGCATCTTCAACGCCTTCTAAATGCTCTCCGGGGATTTCTAATTGACGAGCCAACCCCACACCAATCGCCAAATACACTGCATCGTATTGTTTTTGCAGATCAGCTAATTGAATATCTTTTCCTAATTCTTGTTTATATTTTATTTCAATTCCACCGATGCCTAAGATGTAGTCTACTTCTTCTTCACAAAATCCCGGTGTTACTTTATAAGCAGCAATACCGTAGGTCATCAACCCGCCGCCTTTTGCTTCTTTTTCATAAACAGTTACGTCTATGCCTTCACGTGATAATACATGAGCACAGCTCAAGCCTGCAGGACCAGCTCCTATCACCGCAACTTTTTTACCATTGCTTGGTTTGCGATCAAATAACTGCCAGTTATTTTTCATAGCAATTTCTGTACTGTAACGTTGCAGTTTAGCAATCGGTATAACAGCTTCGTGTTCTACAAAATTATACACACAAGCACCTTCGCATAATTTTTCTACGGGGCAGACTTTACTGCAGCTTGCTCCCATAATATTGCTCGACAAAATTGTATGCGCTGAACCCTTAATATTTTCAGTTGTTATCTGCTTGATAAATTTAGGAACATTGATTCCTGTCGGACAACTTTTTGTACATGGTGCATCGTAGCAAAATAAGCAACGGTTAGCATCTACTAATGCAGCAGTGTATGAATCAAACGGCGGATGAATGTCGCTGAAATTCTCTGCATACTGCTCGGGTGTTAAACGGTTGTTTTTAATTGACATATAATTGATTTGATAGTAAGTTAATTTTTATAGCTCAGTAATTTTTCCATAAGTCTCGGGCCTTCTGTCTCTGAAGAACTGCCATTTGCTTCTAACCTGTTCTATCAGATCAAGATCAAATTCTGCAACGATCAATTCATCTTTATCTTCCGATCCGCAGGCAATAATTTCTCCAAGCGGATTTACAAAATACGAATTCCCGTAAAACTTTCCGTGATTCCACGGAGCTTCTGTACCAACACGATTGATGCATCCCCAGAAATTGCCATTAGCCACTGCATGTGCAGGCTGCTCTAACTTCCACAAATATTGCGATTGACCAACTGTTGTTGCAGAAGGATTGTAAACGATCTCTGCGCCATTCAAACCTAAACATCTTGCACCATCCGGGAAGTGCCGATCATAACAAATATACACACCAACTTTTGCATACTTCGTTTGAAAAACAGGATA
It contains:
- a CDS encoding murein hydrolase activator EnvC family protein, with product MLKFIIPILIIVLTAFNSAAQPPKTKEQLELERQRQEIKKEIEQTQQLRDKNKKVTKLSLADLALINRKLDLQGNVIENINRDINILDNNIYRSQRDINKLSLLLDTLKREYAKSMVYAYKNRSNSDFLNFIFSASSFNDAIKRITYLKSYRAYREMQGENILRTQQLLHGRVQDLNGTKIRKSETLQVQSKELDLLAQQQEEKNQVVSKLKAQGKELDNHIAAAKKQMAKVSAAIAVAIKRARDEAIAKAKAEAKAEADRIKKEEALAKSKAAANPTAKPVTAPVVKPKAVVKKPESVLLSSPELVTLNTSFENNKGSLPWPVERGYVMVKYGTQKLDIGVTIDNPGITIGSDIGSPVKAIFDGEVSSVSNIDNMQVVIIKHGRYFSTYSNLSGVNLSRGQSVHTGQTIGRVAANDEGVGSIDLITSTESSNMNPESWLRRR
- the ispF gene encoding 2-C-methyl-D-erythritol 2,4-cyclodiphosphate synthase, yielding MNIRIGFGIDFHQLVTDREFWLGGVLIPHTKGALGHSDADVLLHAICDAMLGAACLGDIGVHFPDTDAALKNIDSKILLQKSFELISKEGYKIINIDSSLCLQAPKIKNYIPAMQQTIADILSLKVTDVSIKATTTEKMGFVGREEGLVAYASILLQKI
- a CDS encoding SUMF1/EgtB/PvdO family nonheme iron enzyme encodes the protein MQKLFSVKTLLIVGVAAIGLSSCKGLFGKKKEKSSVTGWSYDDKNRGNYHVSKIKYPKAGPGLVFVQGGTFVMGAKDEDVMGDWNNVPRRITIPSFFIDETEVANVHYREYIYWLENTFDNDSTIMKKALPDTLCWREELAYNEPYVEYYFRYPSYNYYPVVGVNWRQAHDFAVWRTDRVNELKLVEKGFLKKEAIKKEMNKGGTGGEGGSTFNTETYLLSPDLIQNKGKGRAVGRDVNNKPRTTVKMEDGILNMGYRLPTEAEWEYAAYGMIAQNPNPRKKESKSGEELLSNQQIYSWSKNPNGLRDNRRGSWQGKFLANFKRGSGDNMGVAGGLNDRSAIPGNIKAFYPNAFGLYNMSGNVSEWVQDVYRPLTPSDAEDFNYFRGNKFQNYYKENGAYKRDSLGLLKKVDVSDEESKNRRNYQHNNALGFMDGDSLSGSFYQYGVTTLISDSSRVFKGGSWNDRAYWLSPGARRFLEEYQSSSTIGFRCAQTYLGPPEGAGFKEGNIFGKRRQTSKRKTKY
- a CDS encoding DUF4292 domain-containing protein — its product is MKNKILVFLIIVAGIFFASCRSTKKIQTAMSKKDTTAIVVTNQSAADSVLLIKKTIDTLKSKYIDFKTFAAKVKVEYEDSKGKQPNVTAYVHIIKDSVVWVSMYATIFNIEAFRILINKDSVFLVDKINKEVQLRSLDYLQEITQLPFDFETLQDLLVGNPVFMHDSVVSYRKTEDRILLASAGKFFKHLLTLDNNGTLLHSKLDDIDITKNRTADITYDDYENKTGVNFSTFREITVSEKNRLDIRLNYKQYEFNKDLSVSFNIPKSYKRK
- the porV gene encoding type IX secretion system outer membrane channel protein PorV, with amino-acid sequence MKRAKLKLTGLLLLVSIAGIVNAQEADQINVVTSAVPFLRISPDARSGGMGDVGVATTPDASSGFWNLAKTPFNTSQAGICLTYTPWLKDLGLNDVNLITAGGYYKLDEMQAVTASIRYFNLGNIQFTDFLGNELGSFRPREFSIDAGYSRKLSSKLGIGIALRYINSRLASGDPNNSGTSYKPGSSVAGDLSLFHTGVKDNGEGLNYGIALTNLGSKIAYTNDASQKDYIPANLGLGVAYTKVMDEANKLTFALDVHKLLVPTPPVATGVEETDQANLEKYRTQGVVSSWFKSFGDAPGGFKEELREFQISAGAEYWYNNQFALRGGYFYEHPTKGNRKYFSLGAGLKYNNFGLNFSYLLPSGNGTNRNPLSNTLRFSLVFDFDGTAGSTTTPTTTK
- the dut gene encoding dUTP diphosphatase, encoding MPTIPVNIVNKSTNPLPAYATAGAAGMDIRANLEQPVTLQSLERYLVPTGLFIELPEGYEAQIRPRSGLAVKQGITCLNTPGTIDSDYRGEIKVILINLGKEEQVINHGDRIAQMVFSKTEDAALIPVEQLGESIRGAGGFGHTGKS